The following coding sequences lie in one Eriocheir sinensis breed Jianghai 21 chromosome 19, ASM2467909v1, whole genome shotgun sequence genomic window:
- the LOC127000872 gene encoding prefoldin subunit 2-like, which translates to MADKKAATAPQKALTKAEGEEIVQKFQQLRNEQRSLMAKITELEQDLNEHKIVIETLQDVSPDRKCFRMVGGVLVERTVTEVLPALINNKEQLTKVIDSLNVKLVSKGKEVNDYRAKHNIKIRGQEDLKDSQQTETNTGTQGVLVANKS; encoded by the exons ATGGCGGACAAGAAGGCAGCCACCGCGCCGCAGAAGGCCCTCACCAAGGCCGAGGGCGAGGAGATCGTGCAGAAGTTCCAGCAGCTGAGGAACGAGCAGCGGTCCCTGATGGCCAAGATCACGGAGCTGGAGCAGGACCTCAACGAGCACAA gaTCGTGATAGAGACGCTGCAGGATGTGTCGCCGGACCGCAAGTGTTTCCGCATGGTTGGCGGTGTCCTGGTGGAGCGCACGGTCACTGAGGTCTTGCCGGCTCTCATCAACAACAAAGAGCAG CTGACGAAGGTGATCGACAGCCTCAACGTGAAGCTGGTgagcaaggggaaggaggtgaatgACTACCGGGCGAAGCACAATATTAAGATCCGTGGCCAGGAGGACTTGAAGGACTCGCAGCAGACGGAGACCAACACAGGAACGCAGGGGGTGCTCGTCGCGAACAAGTCCTAG